TATTCGATCACCCGCCAGCGGTTTTCCTGGCAGAAGTCCACGTCGAAGTCGGGCATGGACACCCGCTCCGGGTTCAGGAAGCGCTCGAACAGCAGCGCGTACTTCAGCGGGTCCAGATCGGTAATCGACAGGCTGTAGGCCACCAGGGAGCCGGCGCCGGAGCCGCGGCCGGGACCTACCGGGCAGCCGTTGGCCTTGCCCCACTGGATGAAGTCGGCCACGATCAGGAAGTAGCCGGGGAAGCCCATCTGGATGATGGTGTCGCACTCGAATTTCAGCCGCGCGTCGTAGTCGGGCCGCTTTTCCTGGCGCTCGGCCTCGTCCGGGTACAGCTGCTTCAGCCGCTCCTCCAGGCCGCGCTTGGCCTCGTGGACCAGGAAGTCGTCCAGCGACATGCCGTCAGGCGTCGGGAACAGCGGCAGATAGTTTTTGCCCAGCACCACCGAGATATTGCAGCGCTTGGCGATTTCCACGGTATTCGCCAGCGCCTCGGGGATGTCGGCGAAGCGCTCGACCATCTGCTCGGCGCTGAGGAAATACTGGCACTCGCTGAAGCTGCGCGGCCGGCGCTTGTCGCCCAGCGTGTAGCCTTCGGCGATGCACACCCGCGCCTCGTGGGCCTTGAAGTCTTCCTTCTCCATGAACTGGATGGGATGGGTGGCGACCACCGGCAGCCCGGTCTCGCCGGCCAGCCATAGCGTCGCCTGCACCACGTTTTCCACCTGGGCGCTGTCCACGCGCTGGATTTCCAGGTAGAACGCGCCCGGGAACAGGCTTTCCCAATACTCGGCGCGGCGGCGCGCTTCGTCGCGCTGGCCCATGGACAGCGCGATGCCGACGTCGCCCAGGTGGGCGCCGGACAGGCACAGCAGGTTGCTGTTGTCGCCGGATGCCAGCCAGGCGCGCTTGATCTCGGCGCGGCCGCGGTACTGGTTGTGGCTGAACGCCTCGGTCAGCAGCTCGCACAGCCGGCGGTAGCCCTCGCGGTTCTTCGCCGTCAGCATCAGCCGGTAAGGCTTGTCGCGGTCTTCTTCGTTTTCCAGCCAGATGTCGGCGGAGACGATGGGCTTGATGCCCTTATTGCGGCAGCTCTTGTAGAACTTGACCATGCCGAACAGATTCATCAGGTCGGACACGCCGAGCGCGGGCATCTGTTCCTTGGCGGCGCGTTTGACCGCGTCGTCGAGGCGGACGATGCCGTCGGTGATGGAAAACTCCGAGTGGAGGCGAAGATGGACAAAGCGGGGTGCGTTCATCCGGGCATTTTAACGGCTGGCGCTGTGGCAAACCAGTTGAATCGCCGACAAGAAGCGGCTGGTGCGGCGGCGGTCATGCACATTAGAATGTTGGCATCCGAAGTCTGGCGCAGGTGAAAGAACGAGATGGAGTTCAATGTGCAGCAATTGGAGCGGACGAATCTGTATCAGCTGCTGGTGGGGTGCGTGTTGCCGCGCCCCATCGCCTGGGTCAGCACTCAGGATCTGAAAGGGGTGTGCAATCTGGCACCGTTTTCCTTCTTCAACGTGATGAGCGTCAACCCGCCGCTCTTGGGCATCAGCATCCTGAAGCAGGCGCCGGAGCGGGACAAGGACACGCTGGCCAACATCCGCCTGACCGGGGAGCTGGTGGTCAACATCGTCAGCCAGCCGCTGGCGGCGGCGATGAACGCCAGTTGCGGCGCCTATCCTGCCGATGTCGATGAGTTCGAGCTGGCCGGTGTGGCCAAGACCGACAGCTCGACGGTCAAGCCGCCGGGCGTGGCCGAGGCGCCGGTGCGGCTGGAGTGCACGCTGCACCAGTGCCTGACTTTCGGCCACGGCAGCGGGGCGGGCAATCTGGTATTGGCCGAGGTGAAGTGCATCCACGTCGCCGAAGGCTTGTGGCGCGACGGCGCGATAGACGAGCAGGCGCTGCAGGCGGTGGGCAAGCTGGGCGGCAACCGCTACAGCCTGGCCGAGGAGGCGTTCACGCTGGAAAGGCCGGCCTGAACCGCAGCCTGTTCAAAGACTTTGAACAGGCTGTCAGAGCGCGGCCAGGGTCTGGGCGGACAGGTCGTCCAGCAGGTTGTAGCGGCGCTGGTATTCCGAGCGCTTCTTGCTGGCGATGTCGGCCATCGCCTTGCGCGGCAGCGTCAGCGGAACGCGGTGGAAGCGGCCGTTGTCCACCGGCTCGGCTTCCAGCGTCTGCCAGAAGCTGTCGTAGTCGGCGAAGAAGCTGCGGCGATAGCGCCAGGAACTGTAGATATGCTCGCGGTTGCCGACCGCCAGGATGTCGTCGACGCCGATCTTGCGCGCCAGCGCGGTCAGCGCTTCCATCGCCAGCCGCTTCGGGAACAGGCCGTGGGCGGTCTTGGTCGCCTGCTGCACCTGTTCGGCGCCGTAGGGTTTGCGCGGGCCCTGCAGTCCGCCCACCACCATCACCATCTCTTCGCCGCGGCGGGTCAGCGTGAAGGTCAGCGTCGCCAGCGGCACTTGGCCGGCGTCGCAAACCTGCAGCGACATTTCTCCTTCCTTGTCGAAATTGTGCTGATGCGTCAGCAGCAACTGCAGCCGGCCGTCGTTCTTGCCGGCGAGGTCGGCCAGTCGCAGCGGCGCGCTGGACAGCAACTGGCTGCGGGTGTCGGCGCCGAAGCGCTGCTCGAGCAGCTCGTAGTGCGCGCACAGCGCCGCCAGCTTGCCGCGGCAGCCCAGCGAACGGAACAGGTAGGGGCGATGCAGCTTGCTGGCCAGCCGTGGATTGCGGCGCAGATAGCTCAACAGCGTCTGCGACTGGCGGAAAGTGTCCAGCCAGCGCAAGGTCCACGGCAGCGTCAGCATGCCGCGGAAGACGAATTTGAAGCGGTTCTTGCCCTCGTCGAATCCATCGCGTCGGGAGAACTCGCCCGTCGCCAGCGACCAGAACAAATCCACGGAGTTTGTGACAGTCATGCAATACCTCATCCTTGGGAATGTCAGGATAAGATAAATTTGCACAAGAATTTGTTAATAGTTATGTGGGACAGTGTGACGGAATGTGACGCAAGATAGCGCTGTCATGCTGAAAAATGCCAATTTACCGCAGGCTATACAGCCTGAAGCGTTCCTTGTGGTCTCCTGGACGTTGAAAGGTATAAATGGGATGCAATGTATTGTAAGGCGCGGGCACCTGGTCGTGCAGCGTCTGCAACAACAGCCAGCGACAGCTCCCGGCGCCCGATGAGACCTCCAGCCGCCGCGTGCGCAGCCCGGCGTAGTATTCGAGCAGCGCGCGCTGAGGCTCGCCCAGCCCCAGGCTGGCGACGCAGTCGCCGGGGAGGATCAGGGTGTCCGGTCCGGGTCTCAGCGCGGCAAAGGCTTCGCGGTAGCGCATGCCGTGGTCCAGGGCCGGCAGCCACAAAATGGCCATGCCGCACCATAGCAGCG
This genomic window from Chromobacterium violaceum ATCC 12472 contains:
- a CDS encoding flavin reductase family protein, which gives rise to MEFNVQQLERTNLYQLLVGCVLPRPIAWVSTQDLKGVCNLAPFSFFNVMSVNPPLLGISILKQAPERDKDTLANIRLTGELVVNIVSQPLAAAMNASCGAYPADVDEFELAGVAKTDSSTVKPPGVAEAPVRLECTLHQCLTFGHGSGAGNLVLAEVKCIHVAEGLWRDGAIDEQALQAVGKLGGNRYSLAEEAFTLERPA
- a CDS encoding VirK/YbjX family protein, which gives rise to MTVTNSVDLFWSLATGEFSRRDGFDEGKNRFKFVFRGMLTLPWTLRWLDTFRQSQTLLSYLRRNPRLASKLHRPYLFRSLGCRGKLAALCAHYELLEQRFGADTRSQLLSSAPLRLADLAGKNDGRLQLLLTHQHNFDKEGEMSLQVCDAGQVPLATLTFTLTRRGEEMVMVVGGLQGPRKPYGAEQVQQATKTAHGLFPKRLAMEALTALARKIGVDDILAVGNREHIYSSWRYRRSFFADYDSFWQTLEAEPVDNGRFHRVPLTLPRKAMADIASKKRSEYQRRYNLLDDLSAQTLAAL